One Armatimonadota bacterium genomic window, ATGCGGTCGAGCTTCTGCATGAGACCCGTGGTGACGCATATCACCGCGTGCTGAGGATCGCGGCCCGTCGCGAATGCGTTGGGCGCCGTGTCGTCAATGACGTAGATGCGCGGCACGGGAATCCCCGCCGCGAGCGCGAGGCCCTCCACGGAGTTCATGATGAATGCGTGTTCCTCGCCGTTCGCCGGGCGCGCCTGAGACATCCCCAGCACGATCCGGTCGCTGTAGTAGTAGCTGCCGATGCTGCCCGCCACGGCGATGACGACGGCGACCGGAAGGATATACGGGAAGCCGGTGACTTCGGAGAACAGGTAGCCGAGACCGATGAGAACCGCCATGAAGACGACCACCAGCAACACCGACTTCCAGACATTTGAGGAGATTTGGGCGTACATAGCGGAAGGAGACAAGAATCAGAGGAGTAGAGCTGCCGAGAGCAGGATTCCGATCTGCCCTCAGATTCTCGACTCCCTGTCTCCTGTCTCCTGACTTCTCTCCCCTAGAACTGGACCTTCACCGGCTCGCGAGCCGCGTCCTCCATCGGGAAGTACTCCCGCTGGGAGAACCCGAATGCGCTCGCGAACATATTCGCCGGGAACGACTGGATCAGCGTGTTGAAGGCCATCACCGTGTCGTTGTAGAACTGGCGTGCGTAGGCGATCTTGCTCTCAGTGCCGGAGAGTTCCTCCTGCAGCATCATGAAGTTCTGGTTCGCCTTCAGATCCGGGTACGCCTCAGCCACCGCGAAGAGGCTCTTCAGCGCCGAGGTGATCATGTTCTGCGCCTCGCCCTGCGCCGCCACTCCCTGCGCCTGAGTCATCGCCGCCCGCGCCTTCGTCACCTCCTCGAAGACGCCCTTCTCGTGCGCGGCATATCCCTTCACCGTCTCCAGCAGGTTCGGGATGAGATCGTACCGCCGCCGCAACTGCACGTCTATCTGCGACCAGGCATTCTCGATCCTGTTCCGCAGAACCACCAGGCGGTTGTACAGGAACACGAGCCACAAGAGAAACAGGACTACGATCCCGCCTAGAACCAGAAGTCCCATACTGAGCACAGCTACACCTGTCATGAGTATGCCTCCTTCGCCGGAAGGGGTGTCCCGGCCCGAGGTATTATACCCGCGCCGCGGACGTTGGTCAATGAGCGCCCGTGCCGTGCAGGACTTCCCGACTTCCGCGCGCAACTATGAGAGGAACACGCCCTTATCAGGGAGGAGAAACTCAATGAAGCTCATCATCGTTCTCGCCGCCGCCTTCGCCCTCGCGGCATCCGCGCGCGCCGCAACGGACCGCTTCGTCCAGGATCGCTTCGTCATCAGTTTCTGGGTGGACCCGCCCGCCGATCAGATCACCAACGCTCGCTACAAGGAGATCGCCGACGCGAACTTCACGGTAGTGCACGGCGCGTTCGGCCCGCAGACCGAGGCCGACGTCGCCAGGCAGGTCGAGCTGTGCAAAAAGTACGGTCTCGCCGTCATCACCAAGTCCCACGGCATCCCCATCGAGAAGCTCCCCGACGACCCCGTCGTCTGGGGATACCACCTCGTGGACGAGCCCGGCGCCGCCGGGATTCCAGACGTCAAGGCGAAGGTAGACGCCGTCCGCAAGCTCCGCCCCGGCAAGCTCGCATACTTCAACCTGCTCCCGAACTACGCCGCGCTCTCGTGGCTCGGCACGAAGTCCTACGACGAGTACATCGAGCGCTTCGCCAAGGAGACCGGCTGCGACGTCCTCTGCATGGACTACTACCCGATGATGACCCCGACCGCCGACGGCCGCGAGGGATACTGCGACAACCTCGCCGTCATGCGCAAGTGGTCGGTCGAGATGGGCATCCCGCACTGGAACTTCTTCAACACGATGCCCTTCGGCCCCCACCACGACCCGACCGAGGCCCAGCTCAGATGGCAGATCTACACCTCCCTCGCCTACGGGTCGAAGGGGATCCTCTACTTCTGCTACTGGACCCCGGGCAAGGGCGCGGGCGGCGGCGGCGAGTTCCCCAAGGGCGGCGCGATCATCACCGCCGAGGGTATCAGGACGAGGCACTACGAGCAGGCGAAGCGGATCAACTTCGCCCTCAAGAACATGGGCCCGACGCTGATGAAGCTCACCAGCACCGACGTGATCCGCATCAAGCCGACCGACGACCCCGCCGCGAAGCTCGAGGGATCGCCCCTGAAGAACATCAGCAAGGGCGGCGACTACCTGATCGGCGTCTTCAAGCACAAGTACGGCAGGCGCGCCGTGCTTATCAACAACTACGACTGCAACTACACGTCCTGGCCGACGGTCGAGTTCGCCGTCCCGCTCGAGAGCGTCCGCGAGGTTGACCAGT contains:
- a CDS encoding LemA family protein, producing MGLLVLGGIVVLFLLWLVFLYNRLVVLRNRIENAWSQIDVQLRRRYDLIPNLLETVKGYAAHEKGVFEEVTKARAAMTQAQGVAAQGEAQNMITSALKSLFAVAEAYPDLKANQNFMMLQEELSGTESKIAYARQFYNDTVMAFNTLIQSFPANMFASAFGFSQREYFPMEDAAREPVKVQF